In Azospirillaceae bacterium, the following are encoded in one genomic region:
- a CDS encoding FAD-binding oxidoreductase, whose product MRLSGWGRFPRIECRTVTARTTEDAVRAVGGAHGLIARGNGRSYGDAALNPHRTLCMRGMDRMLAFDPETGVLTCEAGVLLADILDVFVPRGWFPPVTPGTKLVTVGGMIAADVHGKNHHKAGSFGDHVVGLDLLMADGRIVTCGPDQRPDLFHATRGGMGLTGVILRASVRLIPIETAYIRQETLRANDLDEIMGLFEASAGWTYSVAWIDCLARGARLGRSVLYRGEHARADDLPPDMRADPMSVKRKRSLTVPLDLPGFTLNRWTVGAFNELYWRRGVPRETLVDYDTFFYPLDAILEWNRIYGRSGFVQYQCVLPKAASAAGLRSLLQTIAAAGNASFLAVLKLFGSQEGMMSFPMEGYTLALDFPASSATMGLLLDLDAIVADHGGRLYLAKDARMGASMLRRGYPAIDRFQALRAAAGLDQVFRSAQSERLGL is encoded by the coding sequence ATGAGGCTGTCGGGGTGGGGCCGTTTCCCGCGTATCGAATGCCGCACGGTGACCGCCCGCACCACGGAGGACGCGGTTCGCGCCGTCGGCGGCGCCCATGGGCTGATCGCGCGCGGCAACGGCCGATCCTACGGGGATGCCGCCCTGAACCCCCACCGCACCCTGTGCATGCGGGGAATGGACCGGATGTTGGCGTTCGACCCGGAGACCGGGGTGCTGACATGCGAGGCGGGCGTCCTGCTGGCCGACATCCTGGATGTGTTTGTTCCGCGCGGCTGGTTCCCCCCCGTGACCCCGGGCACCAAGCTGGTGACGGTGGGCGGCATGATCGCCGCCGACGTGCATGGCAAGAACCATCACAAGGCCGGTTCCTTCGGCGACCACGTGGTCGGCCTTGACCTGCTCATGGCCGACGGCCGGATCGTCACCTGCGGCCCCGACCAGAGGCCGGACCTGTTCCATGCCACCCGTGGCGGCATGGGCCTGACGGGTGTGATCCTGCGCGCCAGCGTCCGCCTGATCCCCATTGAAACCGCGTACATCCGGCAGGAGACCCTGCGGGCCAACGATCTCGACGAGATCATGGGCCTGTTCGAGGCCTCCGCCGGCTGGACCTATTCGGTCGCGTGGATCGATTGCCTGGCCCGCGGCGCCCGGCTTGGTCGAAGCGTCCTGTACCGGGGCGAGCACGCCCGCGCCGACGACCTGCCCCCCGACATGCGCGCCGACCCGATGTCGGTTAAGCGCAAGCGATCCCTCACGGTGCCCCTCGACCTCCCGGGCTTCACGCTGAACCGTTGGACGGTCGGTGCCTTCAACGAACTGTATTGGCGCCGCGGCGTGCCGCGCGAAACGTTGGTCGACTACGACACCTTCTTCTATCCCTTGGACGCCATCCTCGAGTGGAACCGCATCTACGGCCGGTCCGGGTTCGTGCAATACCAGTGCGTTCTTCCCAAGGCGGCCAGTGCGGCGGGTCTCCGGTCGCTCCTGCAAACCATCGCGGCGGCCGGCAACGCGTCGTTCCTGGCGGTGCTCAAGCTGTTCGGGTCCCAGGAAGGCATGATGTCCTTCCCCATGGAGGGGTACACCCTGGCCCTGGACTTCCCGGCAAGCAGTGCGACCATGGGCTTGCTGCTCGATCTCGACGCCATCGTCGCCGACCATGGTGGGCGTTTGTACCTGGCCAAGGACGCCCGGATGGGTGCGTCCATGCTCCGTCGCGGCTACCCGGCCATCGACCGCTTCCAGGCGCTTCGCGCGGCCGCCGGTCTCGATCAAGTGTTCCGTTCCGCCCAGTCAGAGAGGCTCGGCCTATGA
- a CDS encoding UbiA family prenyltransferase, producing MGAGSPAAEMPHRGIPLVVDLDGTLLKTDLLYEAIFVLLATRPFTVLRMPKWLAGGKAAFKAQLADAVLLDLPTLPVDEGVLTLVREAKAEGRRVYLASASDRRYVEAFAEHTGLFDGVFASDGRTNLAAGNKARVLVEAFGEKGFDYVGNSNADLPVWEKAHTAFVANAPTPVVRAARRCATDVRVVSDAGPHPKDYLRAMRVHQWLKNLLILVPGLAAHVFTLEALATTLLAFLSFSLCASSVYLLNDLLDLRSDRQHTTKRRRPFASGAVPVLHGMLLFPALLGASLVLGLQVSREFIAVLGVYYALTLAYSFSLKRGLIIDVVTLACLYGIRLVAGSVALSVPLSEWLVAFSVFVFLSLALVKRATELVGVINQDGSALGSRAYRVGDLPVIEMLAASSGFVSVLVLALYINSSEVMTLYQQPKLLWLCCLVMIYWLCRVLLLTRRGQMNDDPVVFAATDRVSLLCGGLMAAALLGATL from the coding sequence GTGGGCGCGGGGAGTCCCGCGGCCGAGATGCCGCACCGTGGCATTCCGCTTGTTGTTGACCTGGACGGCACCCTCCTGAAGACGGACCTCCTCTACGAGGCGATATTCGTCCTGCTGGCGACGCGTCCCTTCACCGTTTTGCGGATGCCGAAATGGCTCGCCGGAGGCAAGGCGGCGTTCAAGGCGCAATTGGCCGACGCGGTCCTGCTCGATCTGCCTACGCTTCCGGTGGATGAGGGCGTGCTCACCCTCGTTCGCGAGGCGAAGGCCGAAGGACGCCGGGTCTATCTGGCGTCGGCCTCCGATCGCCGCTACGTCGAGGCTTTCGCGGAGCACACGGGCCTGTTCGACGGCGTCTTCGCGTCCGATGGACGAACCAATCTGGCGGCCGGGAACAAGGCCCGTGTTCTGGTGGAGGCGTTCGGCGAGAAGGGGTTCGATTACGTCGGCAATTCGAATGCCGACCTGCCGGTGTGGGAGAAGGCGCACACCGCCTTCGTGGCCAATGCCCCCACTCCGGTGGTGCGCGCGGCGCGGCGCTGCGCCACGGATGTGCGGGTGGTCAGCGACGCGGGACCGCATCCCAAGGACTATCTTCGCGCCATGCGTGTGCATCAGTGGTTGAAGAACCTGTTGATCCTGGTGCCGGGGCTTGCGGCGCACGTTTTCACCCTCGAAGCGCTTGCCACGACGTTGCTGGCTTTCCTCAGCTTCAGCCTGTGCGCGTCCAGCGTCTATCTGTTGAACGACCTTCTCGACCTCCGGAGCGATCGGCAGCACACCACGAAGCGGCGACGTCCGTTCGCATCGGGCGCCGTTCCGGTTCTGCATGGGATGCTGCTGTTCCCGGCCTTGCTGGGAGCCTCCCTGGTTCTGGGGCTGCAGGTATCGCGGGAGTTCATTGCGGTTCTCGGCGTCTACTATGCCCTCACGCTGGCGTATTCGTTCTCGCTGAAGCGCGGGCTGATCATCGATGTGGTGACGCTGGCCTGCCTGTACGGAATCCGGTTGGTGGCTGGAAGCGTGGCCCTTTCGGTTCCCTTGTCGGAGTGGCTGGTCGCCTTCTCGGTGTTCGTGTTCCTCTCCCTCGCCCTGGTCAAACGGGCGACCGAGTTGGTGGGCGTCATCAACCAAGACGGCAGCGCCCTGGGAAGTCGGGCCTACCGGGTCGGCGATCTTCCTGTGATCGAGATGCTGGCGGCGTCCAGCGGCTTTGTCTCGGTTCTCGTCCTGGCGCTCTATATCAACAGTTCCGAGGTGATGACGCTGTACCAACAGCCGAAGCTCCTGTGGCTTTGCTGTTTGGTCATGATCTATTGGCTGTGCCGGGTCCTGCTCCTGACCCGTCGCGGGCAAATGAACGATGACCCCGTCGTTTTCGCGGCCACCGACCGGGTCAGCCTGTTGTGCGGTGGCTTGATGGCGGCGGCTCTGCTGGGGGCGACGCTGTAA
- a CDS encoding GtrA family protein, whose protein sequence is MAPRPGSKLTRSQLAIRYAAFAVVATALNLLAQMGVFAVYSGPYALYGALALGTLVGLVVKYVLDKHWIFHDRSTGLGTHARKFSLYTLFGLLTTVVFWGTELAFDALAGGYWRYVGGALGLAVGYMTKYRLDRRFVFGAAA, encoded by the coding sequence ATGGCGCCGCGACCCGGGTCGAAATTGACCAGGTCGCAGTTGGCGATCCGCTACGCCGCCTTCGCAGTGGTGGCGACGGCGCTGAACCTTCTGGCCCAAATGGGAGTGTTCGCGGTCTACAGCGGACCCTATGCCCTTTACGGGGCCCTGGCCTTGGGCACGCTGGTCGGGTTGGTCGTCAAATACGTCCTGGACAAGCATTGGATCTTTCACGACCGATCCACCGGGCTTGGGACGCATGCACGCAAGTTCTCGCTCTACACGCTGTTCGGCCTTCTGACGACGGTGGTCTTCTGGGGCACGGAATTGGCCTTCGACGCGCTGGCGGGGGGATATTGGCGCTATGTCGGCGGCGCGCTGGGCCTGGCGGTCGGGTACATGACGAAGTACCGCCTGGACCGGCGCTTCGTTTTCGGAGCCGCCGCATGA
- a CDS encoding SDR family oxidoreductase codes for MSGSPSGSVLILGATSDIARAVARRYAQAGRPLVLAARNPEHLEADAADLTLRSGVEVRLVAFDVLDTAGHADFLDRLGDLPATVVCVVGLLGSQPEAQRDFDAARRVLDTNLTGPVSILGEVANRMERRGLGTIIGISSVAGDRGRASNYVYGAAKAGFTAFLSGLRNRLHRSGVHVVTVKPGFVRTRMTEGMKLPSLLTAGPDEVARAILAAEASGRDVAYVRPVWRVVMTAIRVLPERLFKKTNL; via the coding sequence ATGAGTGGATCCCCCTCCGGATCGGTGTTGATCCTGGGTGCGACCTCCGACATCGCCCGTGCGGTCGCCCGCCGGTATGCCCAGGCCGGGCGGCCCCTGGTGCTGGCCGCCCGCAATCCGGAACACCTGGAAGCCGACGCCGCCGACCTGACGTTGCGCTCGGGTGTCGAGGTGCGTCTGGTCGCCTTCGATGTGCTCGACACCGCCGGGCACGCGGATTTCCTGGACCGGCTGGGCGATCTTCCGGCGACGGTCGTCTGCGTCGTCGGCCTTCTGGGCAGCCAGCCGGAGGCGCAGCGCGACTTCGACGCCGCCCGGCGCGTGCTGGACACCAACCTGACCGGCCCGGTCAGCATCCTGGGCGAAGTGGCCAATCGGATGGAGCGGCGGGGGCTGGGCACCATCATCGGCATCAGTTCGGTCGCGGGGGATCGCGGGAGGGCCAGCAACTACGTCTATGGTGCCGCCAAGGCCGGCTTCACGGCCTTCCTCTCGGGGCTGCGCAACCGCTTGCACAGGAGCGGCGTCCATGTCGTGACCGTCAAGCCCGGCTTCGTTCGCACGCGCATGACGGAAGGGATGAAACTCCCTTCCCTGCTGACCGCCGGGCCGGACGAGGTTGCCCGCGCCATCCTCGCGGCGGAGGCGAGCGGCCGGGACGTGGCCTACGTCCGCCCCGTGTGGCGCGTGGTCATGACGGCGATCCGGGTGCTTCCCGAAAGGCTGTTCAAGAAGACCAACCTCTGA